DNA sequence from the Piliocolobus tephrosceles isolate RC106 chromosome 9, ASM277652v3, whole genome shotgun sequence genome:
TAAAAGAATAAGATGCACTTTATGAATACCTCTGTTGAGTTAGAGTTGATAAGTTAGTTGTCTGTCAGTACCCTAAAACAGGAGCCTCCTCTCACTTGATTGTGCTGCATAAAcactgattatattttctttctgttttttcttgattTCCACGTAAAGCATCATTTGTGTTAATACCAGGCAGTGTGGTATGACTGTTAacatttccttctcattttttacTTTCCATGAATGTCATGTGAATATACTTCAGCCTCTTACTAGTAAAATAGTGTGTGTCACAGAAGTAGCTCCACATCTACAGACATACTGCCCCCTCAAATATTGTTGGAGTGAGGTTGAAGATTCACCAagtctgattctttctttttggtaCTGATTTTTATACGTTTGTTtcaggagtgttttttttttttttactggttaCCTAACATTAGGGCAGTTTCTGTGCCCCATATGCACTGATTATGGCTGTTATCAAATATGATACATTATTTGATtcccttcataaatattttaaaggctttGTCCAGATGTGCCAGTACTAACCTGCATTTCCTTCTGTGTTCTGCAGTTGATCAGATGGGAAGATGGTTTGTTGCTGGAGGGGCTGCTGTTGGTCTTGGAGCATTGTGCTACTATGGGTTGGGACTGTCTAATGAGATTGGAGCTATTGAAAAGGCTGTGTAAGTAAATTGTTTTAAGTAAATTGTTCCTAAACAACTCCaaccttaaaacaaaaattccagttttattttcattcctatCTTTAGTCACTTTGGAATGTTTTGTGTCCAGTCTTTGTGTATACACATAAATAATCTCTTCTTGCttctttgacatttatttattcaaatctaaataaaaatcttttagcGAGGTTATATGTCTTTAAGGAGAAAATacgttgttgtttggttttttttttttttttctttctttttttttttcctttgagagggagtctcgctctgttacccaggctggagtgcagtggtgcaatctcagctcactgtagcctccgcctcccaggttcaggcaattctcctgcctcaggctcctgagtagctgggactacaacaggtgcccgccaccacgcccagctattttttgtgtctttagaaatggggtttcaccatgttggccaggctggtctcgatctcctgacctccagtgatccacccacctcggcctcccaaagtgccgggattacaggtgtgagccactgcgcccagccaaaaatacGTTGTTTTTTATATGTGCTTGTATGTTTTATCTCGTTTAATCCTTACAGTAATTCCCAGGTATGCataattatcataattatttCCATGATAAATGAAGTGAATAACATTTAAAGTAGAAAATGATTTATTGCGAGGTCGCCCACCTAGTATATGACTCAACCAGAAATCAAAtctgtaattttataaattaatcatGTCATGTTTCTTACAGTATTTGGCCTCAGTATGTGAAGGATAGAATTCATTCCACCTATATGTACTTAGCAGGGAGTATTGGTTTAACAGCTTTGTCTGCCATAGCAATAAGCAGAACGCCTGTTCTCATGAACTTCATGATGAGAGGCTCTTTGGTGGTAAGTcagatgtttttgttttcctttttcatctgaAGATCAAAAGATGAGATAAAATATATTGGTGGGAAGGGGGTATTAAATGGAAAGAATACTGTATTGAACAAGTTTTTGTTCAAATAATGTATGaattacaggttgagcatccctaatttaaaatccagaaatgctccaaaatccaaaacatttgtattgccaacatgatgctcaaagaaaATTGTAGCATTTCACATTTTGGGTTTTTGAATTAGGGATCCTGAACCCTAACAACAATGAAGTATAATGATAAATAGTCTGAAATCTGAagtctgaaacacttctggtcccaggcatttctgatgagggatactcaacctgtattagTGCAGCTGAGATAAAGTAGGAAGTTAATTCTGGGTAGGTCAGCTATTATTCTTTATTAAACATGTATTCGAATAATACCGGAGGAGTTAGAAATCAGACTTACAAGGACAATGTTCTTGTCTAGCAGCAGATATCAAACAGCCTCTAATTTGTAGCagtttactaaaaaaataaagcaaatgcaaAATCATCTTAGAAGTCAGACAGAAATGCCTGTTACAAAAACGTAGCCATTTTATGAAGTTAAGGGTAGAATAGTGCTGCTGCTACTATTCCTAAGATTCTTGACCTTATagaagatttttatatttaatgagtTTCTCTAGAGCTCTTGTTATTTTGCTAGATACGAGAATTTGAGTATGTGTGCCCTATTCTGCTATTTGGTAGAAGAGATGAACTGGAATAAGTGGCACAGATATGCAGTAAGAAAGTGCAAAGTCAGTTGAGAGTTTCTGTCTTGAACAGTTAGGCAAGGTCCATGAAGGAGACGTTTATTTAATCAGGGTTGTTGAAGGCTaacatgtttcatttattttagagtaGACAAGAgggccaagtgtagtggctcacacctgtaatcccagcattctgggaggctgaggcggaaagattgcttgagcccaggaatttgagaccaacttgggcaacgtagtgagacactgttggtaatttttaaataaatacaaagttttaaaaattaaaaaaatttttaagtagacAAGGGCAGTCCAATTTTACCAGTTTAAGCGAAGAGGAGGTAGGAAAACCTAATTTTAGAGGTGACATGCAGTCCCATTAGAGGGAAATATAAGTGTTTGAGGTCTGGATGTTGAAGAAGATATGCTTAGAAAGGATATGATTGTCAAGCTGAGGAGAGAACCTAAGCAATCGGAGGCCACTGGAGATACTGGAACAACAAAAGCGTGATTTATATTTGAGTTTTTAGAACCAATGTGGAAGAGACATGGAGCAGCTGTACCAGCTGTGCCTTTGTAAGATCTGAAATGAGGAATGATAAGAACCTGAACTAGAGCAGAGTGTAAGACTGGAGGGGAAGGAGAGTTAGAAGAGTTCATGTAACACTGATTCCCCACATAGGGACCAAAATCCACAATATTTTCACTGTATTATACTTTACTAAAGGATAGCCATTAACAGTAGCATAGCTATTTggacatttatgtatttttaggatGATGCTTTTCACATAGATATCATGAATCTCCCAGCCCAGAGGTTCGCAAAGGCACATAATGTTCTCACTGGGGATGTCAGTtttaatcaaaagcaaattatttaaaacaatactttTGTGATAAACATGGCAATATTTACCTAAAATTTTAGGCTGTAAAATGAGGCTTCAAAGAAGTTTTGTGTTTGGCCCATATCCCAGTCCCTTCTGGGCAAAAGATAACCCTCTTCCACTGTTAGTAATACAGAAAATACTCGGGAAAGCCAAAGACAAGTGTACAGAGATGAAGATGTAACCTTTTGGGTGTGacagacatatatataaaaatacacacatagacaTGCAGATAATGTCAAAGTTTGTCCCAAGTGCTTCTGAGGAGAGGTATCTGATCTTGCTCCTGGGTAGCCAGGGTACCTACTAGAAAAAGCTTTTGAGATGATGAGACAAGACTTCAGTAAGTCAACCAGATATGGAAGGAAGTATTCTTAGGCATGATGGACTGAATTAAGGAGGCTGAAACTTTGGGGCATGTTGGCAGCCCTGCCAGTTCAGTGTGGTTGGAATGAAGAGTGTGGAGTGAGACTGGATCataaaagatctttaaaaaatttagttgcAGTAAATATCCCAAAAGTGCTGCCCACAGAGGATGTGTGAAATAGTTTGTAGTAATTATTTCTCATTAGAAAATGGTGGAGTGGAGCTTGATacgcttttcttttctctttaatgttttttaaaaatagagactagGTCTCTATGTTTGCCTAGGCTTggcttgaattcctgagctcaagtgatcctctcacctcagcttcacAAGTAACTGACactacagacacataccaccgTACCCAGCTCAGTATGCTTTTTTGTGTTAAGATTTTCCCATTCTTGGCAAAACCAACTGTTTTGTTTACCTGTACTTTATATTAGAGGTTGAATATTTGATGTTCATGGGTGAGACAGATAATACAGGTGAGTGAGGAGGCCTGGTGTGTCACACAGGAGATTGTTGACATCTAGAGGTTACTGACATCTAGAGTAGCCTTCTCAACTAAAACCATTCaccatgttctttattttttatttttaaatttttttatttttacatagtttGCCAAACAAAACATCTGTGGCCTGATTCCAAGGGCTACAGGTTTGCAGTCTCTGATTTAAATTTCTTGAAGATTAGCACTGTCTTTTTTCCATTACATATTAGTACATTTCTGTTCATACACaaggaatatttaaatattataacactgGAAATCTAAGATAGGCAAAGAAAAGGAATGAGGACCAAATTAACCATAAACCTAGAAGGGTAGAAGTATAGAATCttaattctcatttttcttttccatgtgctGTGatatctactttctttttttttttttttttttttgagacggagtcttgctctgtcgcccaggctggagtgcagtggccggatctcagctcactacaagctctgcctcctgggttcacaccattctcctgcctcagcctcccgagtagctgggactacaggcgcccgccacctcgcccggctagttttttgtattttttagtagagacgatgtttcactgtgttagtcaagatggtctcgatctcctgacctcatgatccgtccgtctcggcctcccaaagtgctgggattacaggcttgagccaccacgcccggcctgtgatATCTACTTTCTATTGAAAATTTAGCAGATACGGAGTTCAAAGCTATGTGCTatatatatactttcttttttaaaaaaattaatttgtaagcttgactgattttaaagaaaatcctgtttgtgctatacaaaaatatattttttaattaagagttATTTATCTTGGGATCCCTAACGGGTTTTTGTTTCACCTCTGCCCAACaagaataaaattgttaaaagatGTGATGCCAGTCCAAGCTTAATTAAGTCATGCATTTGAAGCCATCTGCAAAACCTCATATATGGCAGTAGGGGGCACTCATGCTAACTTAGCCAAAACTGTGAAATAAACCcagagctttattttttattttttatttttggtgcgatctccactcactgcaagctccgcctcccgggttcacgccattctcctgcctcagcctcctgagtagctggaattacaggcgcctggctaatttttttgtattttcagtagagcggggtttcaccatgttagcagggtggtctcgatctcccgaccttgtgatccacccatctccgcctcccaaagtgctgggattacaggcgtgagccaccgcgcccagccaactcaGAGCTTTTAATgtggcagaaaaataaaagctttgatttttttattttttttgagatggagtctcgctctgttgcccaggctagagtgcagtggcacgatcttggctcatagtaacctccacctccctggttcaagtgattttcctgcctcagccttccaagtagctgggactacaggcatgcaccaccgcacctggctaatttttgtattttcagtaagacgggatttcaccatgttagtgaggctggtctcgaactcctgacctcaggtgatccacccgccccagcctcccaaagtgctgggattgcaggcatgagccgccacacctgacCTTAAGCTTTGAtttattatctttaatatttttacaacTAGTATTAGAAATAACTAATTGGACTTCAAACCTGTGGgtttctgctttgttttcataTAAGGATCAGTTTTTCTTAATAGTACTTGTCTTTCAGACAATTGGTATGACCTTTGCAGCCATGATTGGAGCTGGAATGCTGGTACGATCAATACCATATGACCAGAGCCCAGGCCCAAAGCATCTTGCCTGGTTGCTACATTCTGGTATGTTCTGTTTTAAATTGTTATGAGACAACCTTGACTACTACCTTTTTTGGGTGGCTCTTGCCAATTGTAAATGACCTACATGGAATTTAAACCTCATGTTTAGAAGACACAATTTTCTTCAGTCATTACTGGCTGCCTTTTTGCCAGACCTTTGCTTCGAAAGGTTGATTTTGCTACTAAGACCATGGACATCTTCATTACGAAACTTGTGTCTTCTGACATTCTAGTATATGCAGAGatttacttttgtgtattttgtttaatACCAGGAGGGCTTTATATCTAGTATGCATCATTTGAGAGTTGTTTTTGtctggtatatttagaaaaattaaaaactgaggaTAGAGAAAGTTGTGCTGAaaatgttgctgcaaaatacaaaaaactgagAGGAGTCCTAACAGAAGTGTTCTGTGTAGAAATTTCACCCACTGTTTTGCCTAgagcaaaaagtatttttaaattattcatcatCATGAGATAGTATACCTTGTTAACCATATAGCTTGATCTAGAAGTGTTACTCTTTAAACTAGTATTGAAAATTCAGTATAAAGATAGCTTTGTGCCTAGTCTGTGAGGTAAACTGCATTTAAGTAAAAGGTAACTTACTCTGCTTAGCACTGAAATAATGCATTATCTAAGATTTTTTTCAGTTAAGGAGTTCCTTTACCTTGgttaaattattggtaaaatttttactgtaatttttatgaaattactTATAAATATCTGAcaactaaaattatttataagCTATTAGCAATCCTTATTACGTAAAGCAACAGCAGTGTCTATCTTAGAAGTCCCCACACTTTACGTTTATCATTGTATGCTTTTCGCTTTTGATAGTAGTAGGTTTGACTTTGAGTTACTTGTTTTAAGCTTGTTTATCTCAATTATATGAATGTTGTAGAAACTAGTGTTAAGATCAGATTCAAATAGCTGCATGGAATTTGATGGTTACTAAATAAGTAGATGAGTGTTTGCTTGTGAGTGTGATTGATTAGGAATAGTGTTAATGTTGTGATACAGAATTTGAGTAGTCACCAGTTTGGGTTGTAGAATTTGGTGGGGGTAGTATCATCTAAAAGGCAGAACTTTTTGAATCATAGTGCTTAAACAGTAGGGTATAATATAAAGTGGCATGTTAGAagtgttattttccttttgcttgttATTTAGTAAATACTTAATGAGCACTTGCTCTTTCTCCAGGTGTGATGGGTGCAGTGGTGGCTCCTCTGACAATATTAGGGGGTCCTCTTCTCATCAGAGCTGCATGGTACACAGCTGGCATTGTGGGAGGCCTCTCCACTGTGGCCATGTGTGCGCCCAGTGAAAAGTTTCTGGACATGGGTGCGCCCCTGGGAGTGGGCCTGGGTTTCGTCTTTGTGTCCTCACTGGGTAAGCTGCTGTGTTTTTACACTTAATTCTTGATGCATAGTTTCCTGTAACCTGAAATACTCCAATATCCTAATTGACCgagtcatttattttaaaactttttttaaagattgatgCTAATTTGACTGGATTTTACTATTGGCATCATATAAAAATCATGGCAACATGGTCAACCATTATTACTGGCTTTACCAAACACATCTAAAATGGGAAAGTTGGTCTGGAGAACATGAATATTGTTCTGGTGCAATGCAAGAACCTTGCTGTGAAATGGGCAAGTGGCTCGTTGGAGGAATGAGTATCATGGATTTTGAACTAATACAAATAAGATTAGACAGTACGTATACCCAGATGTCGTCTTACCTGCACAGTATaccaagaagttttttttttttttgagtaatatAAATCATAAACTCAGTTATTcgaaatccttttttaaaaaaaatcttgattgtttttgcattttgattTCAGGATCTATGTTTCTTCCACCTACCACTGTGGCTGGTGCCACTCTTTACTCAGTGGCAATGTATGGTGGATTAGTTCTTTTCAGCATGTTCCTCTTGTATGATACCCAGAAAGTAATCAAGCGTGCAGAAGTGTTACCAGCGTATGGAGTTCAAAAATATGATCCCATTAACTCGTAAGTAATGCTTTTTACTTAACACTGTTACTCTGTCACATAAGGATGCTTGTGTGTATTTGACCTGTTTTGTTTTATGGCTGTGTTAGTTTTCTAGGGATACTGTTAACAAAGTATcgcaaactgggtggcttaaaacaaaacatgattctcttgtagttctggaggccagaaatctaaactcaaggtgttagcagggttGTACTTCTGAGGGCCCTGAGGGAAAATCTGTTCCCTGCCTCTCAGCTTCTTGTTACTGCTGGCAGTCCttgacattccttggcttgtagatggatcattccagtctctgcctccatcttcacatcgTGCTCTTCCTGTGTACCGGGGCTTAGGATTTCATCATACTTCGTTGTGGGGGCGGAGGAGGGTCACAGCTTAAACCACACCAATGGCTTTGTCAGATTTcctattttacttttgttgcagTTTGGTCTGTTCTCTGTTTAGTAAACTATCCAAAAAACCTCTGATTATATTGCAACTTAGTGCATTCCATTGTCagaatattttgtctatttttgtgagCCAGCCTCAGGGTACAATAAATAACGTGCTCTTATTGGTCACTTAATTTCGTTAGTGTATTTTGCAGACTTTATGGTCACTTAATTTCGTTAGTGTATTTTGCAGACTTTAAAACTGAAGAAATGTATTAGTCAAGTATTATTTATTGGAAAAGGTATATAATTGACTTGCAATTTTTAATAGAACAGCCTATTTTATACTTCTAGAAATTAGAAACTCTTCAGTATAAAGATTCTAATTTCAGAGATAGGCAACTTTAGTTGGCAttgttattatgtttttttttttcttttttcttggagtCTACCAAAgtaggttattttatttaaacaattttcttgagtcagtttcaTTGTGTCtgtcacaatttttttaaagtaatttgattttctttatctaaaaataaaacaatgtaatgGCTTAAGGGGAAAAAAGTTGCTGTAAAGCTTTCAGATCTGTGGAAGTTTTTTTTAGAGGGGTGAAGTggatcttttatatttaaaaaatgccagACTTGTGTCTAACAGGTTTTAATAAAAGTGTTTCTTTGGTCttgttttgattatttcattGTCTGCCACCTAGTTTTCTTTGCAAGTTGATATATGCAGAGTGTCAGAgaacaaaataatgatttttttttaactgctctttaacatttaaaagatgAGTCTGCCAAAAGGAAGGCCTTAACTATTTTCTAGTCTAGGATTTCATTAGTTGGCAGTTaaacatcttatttttaatatccaTTTTATATCACTAAGACAAATAGtactgctttttcttcttttctatattAAGAATTCATCATCGCTATTAGAATTGCATCATATGTAATGggcataattttcttttctaggatGCTGAATATCTACATggatacattaaatatatttatacgaGTTGCAACTATGCTAGCAACTggaagcaacagaaagaaatgaagtgactCAGTGTCTGGCTTCGCTGCTACATCAAACATCTTGCTTGTTTAATGGGGCAGATATGCATTAAATAGTTTGTACAAGCAGCTTTCGTTGAAGTTTAGAAGATAAGAACATGTCATCATGTTTAAATGTtccagtaatgtgatgcctcaggtctgcttttttttctggagaataaATGCAGTAATCCACTCCCAAATAAGCACACACATTTTCAATTCTCATGTTTGAGTGCTTTTAAAACGTTGTAGTGAATGTGAAAACTAAAGTTTGTATCATGAGAATgtgttttttctactttaaaatttagTAGGTTTGCTAAGTAGGTAAAATTTAGCAAACCTGTGTTTGCATAGTTTTTGGAGTGCAGAATATTGTAATTAATATCATAAGTGATTTGGAGCTTTGGTAAAGGGACCAGAGAGAAGGAGTCACCTGcagccttttttttaaaaatacttaggtCTTAGCACGTATGTGATTGATTAGTGAGGAGCCAGTAAGAAACACCTGGGTATTTGGAAACAAATGATCATTGTTACATTCATCTGCTGAACTTAACAAAACTGTTAATCCTGAAACAGACACAGATGATGCATTCTCCTGCTGTTGCTTCTCAGTGCTGTCTTTCCAATATAGATGTGGTCATGTTTGACTTGTTAGGAAAGTACAGAATGTTAATCATACAGAGAATCCTTGATggaattatatatgtgtgttttacttttgaatgttacaaaaggaaataactttaaaactattctcaagagaaaatattcaaagcatGAAATATGTTGCTTTTTCCAGAATACAAATAGTATACTCATGACTGctaagtgttttttatttttgcatatttattgaaCTAATTGAATACAGCTTGCTTTGATCATCTCTTCAAGCTTTGAAGCCTTTATAGAAAAGCCTGTTTGTGGCTTACACTTAAAATTATGAAAGCAATTTTTCTCCTAAGACTTTTGGGTTCTTGCATTCCCTCTCAGACTAAGCACTAAAAAGCAAAGCACACAGAACTAATTCTGTCTTAATGAAATATATCAACCCAAAAGCTTAATGAGGGAAATTCTTCATTAGTTTCCCCTAGCAGAATTTACTTCTCTTACACTGCTACACCATTACTTTCTTGACATTTGTAAGTTTTTTGATACAGAAGTTATTTTTGGAAGTCTTTAATGAAGGAAAAGAAGTCTGTATGATGACTGAGATAATTgctatttttgacaaatatttattacagtaATCCAGAAGTAATCATCTCCAAGTACATAGGATGCTTATTTCTGAAACAAAGGTTTCAGCCAGCTGGTGATGGGTCTGATTTTTCCTAGTGAATCATATGCATGCCATTTGAATAGGGATTTGTTCAAGAAAGCAACTTAGTTTCTTGCCAGTGTAATATAGTGCAGTGTGATAAGTACATGATACTTGTAGCTACACTACCTCTATCTGAATACCAACTCATTtcttatgtgaccttgggcaaattacttaacctctgtgtgcccagtttcctctcctgtaaaatgaatatattggAACCTGTCTTACAGGGTTATGGTTAAACGTGCAGGCACTTAGTAAGCATTACATAAGTCTTAGCTATTGATGCTCACATTTTTATTAGTAAAAATGTAAAtgccaattttctatttttctccacCCCATCCTGATACCCATATCAGTATGATCTTAAAGTGCTTTGTTTTCTGTAAGTCACCTTTTAGAACCCAAAgtttatgtcttttttaaattaatatcacTCACACACaaaatgatataatttcagtGATGGTATCAGGCAGCTTATCTAGAAAACCAAGggttttttttactgttttgctttttttttttttttagtagaggggttcAGTTTGGTCTCGaattgggctcaaacaatccactcaccttggccttcctaagtgctgactttactggcttgagccactgcccccatcctgggttgttttgttttgttgttgttgttgttgttaatgacATTATGTTATTGGACTTCTTCTGACTTTGCTAAGACAATGAAGACTGTGTAAAATCACATATAAaaggtggctgggtgcggtggctcacgcctgtaatcccagcactttgggaggccgaggcaggtggatcacaagatcaagagatggagaccatcctggtcaacatggtgaaaccctgtctctactaaaaatacaaaaattagctgggcgtggtggcgcgcacctgtagtccaggtatcaggaggctgaggcaggagaaccgcttgaaccgaggaggcagaggttgctgtgagccaagatggtgccactgcactccagcatggcaacagagcgagactccgtctccaaaaaaataaataacatataaaaggtaagttgatacataaaatgtggtcatttgtaaaatatactaGTTGTAAAATGGCAATAGAAAAACAATCACTAGTTTCTTGGCTCTTGTTAACATACcacagagttttttgtttttgtttttttttctcattcactgCAAAGAGTAATGACCTGCAAAGTGATAGGCTTTaggtaaaaaaggaaaatgtccatttttcattttctgacaTCATCTGAAATACTAAAggataaatgaaacattttaaaataatcccaAGAAAAAGGCCCTTGAGTTGTTGCTTAAAATGGTATCTACTGAACAGTcagaaaacatgaattttttaTGTAACAGGTGCCATGCTAGCTGGGCCCAGGGGAGGCAATGATGAATAAAAGTAATTGCCTTCTAAAGCATATCAAATCCGTGTAAACACGGCCATAGGCCATTGGATGAGTGTCACAGAAAGGTAAGCAAAATGAAATGCAGACTGAATAATAAGTTTCTAAGATGACCCAGGAGGAAATTTTTGAGAGTAAGAGTaggtagtatgggcattttatAAAATGGATGATTGATGGAGGAGGGTTGCAGGGAGAGATGGACAAAGTGGAAAAAGATGGTAAGAAATGGAAATTGTCTTGAAGCTGGATTTCCCACTTGCTGCGGGTGTGTTCTTTGCCTGACACATTAAAAcctccaggcgtggtggctcatgcctgtaatcccaatgctttgggaggctgaggcaggaggattgcttgatcccaggagttcaagaccagtctgcacaacaaacccatctctacaagaaattttaaggccgggcacggtggctcaagcctgtaatcccagcactttgggaggccgagacgggtggatcacgaggtcaggagatcgagaccatcctggctaacacggtgaaaccccgtctctactaaaaatacaaaaactagctgggcgaggtggcggccgcctgtagtctcagctactcgggaggctgaggcaggagaatggcgtaaacccgggaggcagagcttgcagtgagctgagatccggccactgaactccagtccgggcgacagagcaagactccgcctcaaaaaaaaaaattttttttaaattagcggGATGCAGTGGCGcatacctgaagtcccagctaccgaggaggattgcttaagcctagcaGTTCGAAGCCGTggtgagctgcgattgtgccactgcactcctgctgggcaaaaaaaaaaaaaataggaagacgGCTAGGCATGTTTCCCTTGAAATTGTATCTGGGTAGGATGTGTCCAGGTTAAAGGTACTGAAACTGAGTAATACACAATTCTTGTGTAATTCCAGTGGGTAGGATGGCCCAGCTACACTAGTAATAGCTGATGTTTGAATTGAACTCTTTGCCCAAAGTTTGATCTTTGCACAAGGTCATATGGCTGGGAAGAAGAGTCAGACAAACTCCCTAACCAATTATGCCGggaagatagatgatagatctAAAACCGTATTTGACACAGCCATATAAAAGAAAGCAAGCTTGTCTTTACAGAgttagctggaggccattatcctattACAACAAATTTACCCAGGAACAAAAAGCCAAATGCCTCATGTTCTcacaaatgggagctaaacattgggtactcatggatgTAAAGATGGCAGCAATAGACACGGGATTCCTAGAGGAAGGAgtggggcaagggttgaaaaattactgGACAGTGTGCTCggtatctgggtgatgggatcatcggtactccaaacctcagcatcacgcaatatacaCAGGTAACAACCTGCACAGGTATTCCATGAATccaaagtaaaagttgaa
Encoded proteins:
- the GHITM gene encoding growth hormone-inducible transmembrane protein; protein product: MLAARLVCLRTLPSRVFHPAFTKASPVVKNSITKNQWLLTPSREYATKTRIGIRRGRTGQELKEAAFEPSMEKIFKIDQMGRWFVAGGAAVGLGALCYYGLGLSNEIGAIEKAVIWPQYVKDRIHSTYMYLAGSIGLTALSAIAISRTPVLMNFMMRGSLVTIGMTFAAMIGAGMLVRSIPYDQSPGPKHLAWLLHSGVMGAVVAPLTILGGPLLIRAAWYTAGIVGGLSTVAMCAPSEKFLDMGAPLGVGLGFVFVSSLGSMFLPPTTVAGATLYSVAMYGGLVLFSMFLLYDTQKVIKRAEVLPAYGVQKYDPINSMLNIYMDTLNIFIRVATMLATGSNRKK